One stretch of Croceibacterium atlanticum DNA includes these proteins:
- a CDS encoding nuclear transport factor 2 family protein, with protein sequence MAQESTLEERNAEIVIAMWKGVIYEGSREAVLKYIHPDYIQHNVNMPSGREHILHLTDLVRNTPKDFTPPAHKELVRTVAQGDYVVAIWEQAQPDPTRPGETYQGHSFDMFRLENGLIVEHWDDTRKWPRPWTEEKPE encoded by the coding sequence ATGGCTCAGGAATCCACGCTGGAAGAGCGCAATGCCGAAATCGTGATCGCGATGTGGAAAGGCGTGATCTATGAAGGCAGCCGCGAGGCGGTGCTGAAATATATCCACCCCGACTACATCCAGCACAATGTGAACATGCCTTCCGGGCGGGAACATATCCTCCATCTGACCGATCTGGTCCGTAACACGCCCAAGGATTTCACGCCCCCGGCCCACAAGGAACTGGTCCGCACCGTGGCGCAGGGCGATTATGTGGTGGCGATCTGGGAACAGGCGCAGCCCGATCCGACCCGGCCTGGCGAAACCTATCAGGGCCATTCATTCGACATGTTCCGGTTGGAAAACGGTCTGATCGTGGAACATTGGGATGATACACGCAAATGGCCGCGTCCCTGGACGGAGGAGAAGCCGGAATGA
- a CDS encoding GMC family oxidoreductase produces the protein MVEPDIIVIGGGSAGAAMTGRLAAAGLDVTLVEAGASDRHLKSRVPALTSSIVQNPDFDWCYQAEPDASLGGRADVWPAGKMLGGGSALNGMMFIRGHRWDYDHWADLGASGWDYQSVLPYFRRMEDNERGADEWRGTGGPISVSEGRARYPITEAWLAAAEAAGIERRDLNGETAEGVDYVQVSQRNGERCSAARGYLHDFKGANPPHIVLEAQVLRILIENKRAVGIVYLQDGQEKTLRAKRGVVLSAGAMNTPRLLMLSGIGPAEHLADKGVPVHHDLPGVGGNLQDHVGTHVVNEVSAHTLNDDARGLRGAMSVLRYALSRSGALSTSIGHAQAFVKSRPDMPAPNLQISFAAFAFDFDEQGRLMLRKNASVSTLVGLMRPAYRGRISLRSSDPMAPPVIEHQQLSCDDDIDQIVEGIAIAREILQQSPVAKYITGELRPGAAMTAPEDLRGYVRMAAIPMYHPVGTARIGKPEDPMAVVDPDLKVIGMEGLWVADASVFPSLPAGNTNATAIMVGDKGSDHVLKGLRINA, from the coding sequence TTGGTCGAACCTGATATCATCGTAATCGGAGGCGGATCGGCTGGCGCGGCCATGACCGGGCGGCTTGCCGCAGCCGGGCTTGACGTTACCCTGGTGGAAGCGGGCGCATCGGATCGCCACCTCAAGTCGCGCGTACCGGCCCTGACAAGTTCCATCGTGCAGAACCCCGATTTCGACTGGTGCTACCAGGCGGAACCCGATGCCTCGCTCGGCGGCCGGGCCGATGTCTGGCCGGCCGGCAAGATGCTGGGTGGCGGCAGCGCGCTGAACGGGATGATGTTCATTCGCGGCCACCGCTGGGATTATGACCATTGGGCGGATCTTGGCGCATCCGGCTGGGATTACCAGTCAGTGCTCCCCTATTTCCGCCGCATGGAAGACAATGAGCGCGGGGCGGATGAATGGCGCGGAACCGGCGGGCCAATTTCCGTATCCGAAGGGCGCGCCCGCTATCCGATCACGGAAGCGTGGCTGGCAGCGGCGGAAGCCGCGGGCATCGAACGGCGCGATCTCAACGGCGAAACCGCAGAGGGCGTGGACTATGTTCAGGTCTCGCAGCGCAATGGGGAACGCTGCTCCGCCGCGCGGGGTTATCTGCATGATTTCAAGGGCGCCAATCCGCCCCATATCGTGCTCGAAGCGCAGGTTCTGCGTATCCTGATCGAAAACAAGCGGGCCGTAGGCATCGTCTATCTGCAGGATGGCCAGGAAAAGACCTTGCGGGCAAAGCGCGGCGTAGTGCTGAGCGCGGGCGCGATGAATACGCCGCGCCTTCTGATGCTGTCCGGTATCGGCCCGGCCGAACATCTGGCCGACAAGGGTGTCCCGGTGCATCATGATCTTCCCGGTGTCGGGGGCAATCTGCAAGATCACGTGGGCACGCATGTCGTGAACGAAGTCAGCGCGCACACGCTGAATGACGATGCGCGGGGCCTGCGCGGGGCAATGTCAGTCCTGCGCTATGCACTCTCGCGGAGCGGCGCGCTCAGCACATCGATCGGCCACGCACAGGCTTTCGTGAAGAGCCGGCCGGACATGCCCGCGCCGAACCTGCAGATCTCGTTTGCCGCCTTCGCCTTCGATTTCGATGAACAAGGGCGGCTGATGCTGCGCAAGAACGCATCGGTCTCGACCCTCGTCGGCCTGATGCGCCCGGCCTATCGCGGACGCATTTCCCTGCGCTCCTCCGATCCGATGGCGCCGCCGGTGATCGAACATCAGCAATTGTCCTGCGATGACGATATCGATCAGATCGTGGAAGGGATCGCTATCGCCCGCGAAATCCTGCAGCAATCGCCTGTGGCGAAATATATCACCGGCGAACTGCGCCCGGGTGCCGCGATGACGGCGCCGGAGGATTTGCGCGGCTATGTGCGCATGGCGGCCATCCCGATGTATCACCCGGTCGGCACGGCAAGGATCGGGAAGCCGGAGGATCCGATGGCGGTCGTCGATCCCGATCTGAAAGTGATCGGCATGGAAGGACTGTGGGTCGCCGATGCGTCGGTCTTCCCATCATTGCCGGCGGGCAACACCAATGCCACCGCCATCATGGTGGGAGACAAGGGTTCCGACCACGTTCTCAAAGGGCTGCGCATCAACGCCTGA
- a CDS encoding nuclear transport factor 2 family protein, translated as MSEEDASLRETVLALQKEVRALRAKATAAEAHLAICNLQAAYGYYVDKGLWDEAADMFAPDGTLEIAGRGVYIGQDRVRQYLHALPPYERGTIFNHMQLQPVIHIDPDGQTAKGRWRAFILIAWLGGEARWGEAVYENAYQLIDGVWRISKLHAFITFYCEYDRGPNHGGVPMVRKIDGLQPDQPSTHDYEAFPEIFIPPFHYANPVSGRSW; from the coding sequence ATGTCTGAAGAAGATGCATCGCTGCGCGAAACCGTCCTTGCCCTGCAAAAAGAAGTTCGCGCTTTGCGGGCCAAGGCGACGGCCGCGGAAGCGCATCTCGCAATCTGCAACTTGCAGGCCGCCTATGGTTACTATGTGGACAAGGGCCTGTGGGACGAAGCGGCGGACATGTTCGCGCCGGACGGCACGCTGGAGATCGCCGGCCGCGGCGTTTATATCGGGCAGGATCGCGTGCGCCAGTATCTTCACGCCCTTCCGCCTTACGAGCGCGGCACGATCTTCAATCACATGCAGCTGCAGCCGGTCATTCATATCGATCCGGATGGCCAGACCGCCAAGGGGCGCTGGCGCGCATTCATCCTGATCGCCTGGCTTGGCGGCGAAGCGCGCTGGGGCGAGGCGGTCTATGAAAACGCCTATCAGCTGATCGACGGTGTCTGGCGCATCTCCAAGCTGCACGCCTTTATCACCTTCTATTGCGAATATGATCGCGGTCCCAATCATGGCGGCGTTCCGATGGTGCGAAAGATCGATGGTCTGCAGCCCGATCAGCCATCCACGCATGATTACGAAGCCTTCCCCGAGATTTTCATTCCCCCCTTCCATTATGCCAATCCGGTCAGCGGCCGGTCATGGTAA
- a CDS encoding MarR family winged helix-turn-helix transcriptional regulator, which translates to MSEPIDTQQAKPSDLNRDAEMLHNILKLGNRLMAPFSVYLAHQHRISLNEFRVMMLIGHYGSAANYELVELTGVSPMSISRAVSTLEKNGRVVGTPDPANRRSKKLTLTEEGERLFRAMRPATDLVAEYLLSRLKNHEKAALDHILHTLIATLEAKDEKGRSLFMEHTRPDRADESS; encoded by the coding sequence ATGTCCGAACCTATCGATACGCAGCAGGCCAAGCCGTCCGACCTGAACCGTGACGCAGAAATGCTGCACAACATTCTGAAGCTGGGCAACCGGCTGATGGCGCCGTTTTCCGTCTATCTCGCGCACCAGCATCGCATCAGCCTCAATGAATTCCGCGTGATGATGCTGATCGGCCATTACGGGTCGGCCGCAAACTACGAACTCGTCGAACTGACGGGGGTCAGCCCCATGAGCATATCGCGGGCGGTTTCGACTCTGGAGAAGAACGGGCGCGTTGTCGGCACGCCCGACCCCGCCAATCGGCGCAGCAAGAAACTCACGCTGACGGAAGAGGGCGAGCGGTTGTTCCGCGCGATGCGGCCAGCCACCGATCTCGTCGCCGAATATCTCCTGTCCCGGCTCAAGAATCACGAAAAGGCGGCGCTCGACCACATATTGCACACCCTGATCGCCACGCTGGAAGCGAAGGACGAAAAGGGCAGATCCCTCTTCATGGAGCATACGCGGCCCGACCGCGCCGACGAATCATCCTGA
- a CDS encoding MFS transporter — protein MNAATAFDRRTLIPLILCGLVMFIDGYDLNAMPLVVPYLVEELGAAPEQFSWALSAVLLGLGIGAIVLAPLGDRIGRRPMILLATGVMAVTTLGTATGSTITEFTLWRLATGLGLGACLPNVTALVAEIAPAGRGARTLTIVSMGIALGGIAAGLLAPPLVSLAGWHGLFIFGGAATFALLLALMLLLPESPKLERPEVAPGSKRQVAFVQLLRPPLLFSTALFAGLYAVNALVLYLIVSWVPTVLPAAGISVDTASRFLSLIQFGGLIIGLGLSLLLDRGWAVRALIATYSCAAAALLMFGLFQPDPFSWGVLLLIAGGGISAAHLAIMAVAVGFFPPHLLSSAIGIAVAVARLGAIGGPVVGGAVIGAGASTATFFAFAALPAFLCIGAVLLIPRARRGAEALAAPEAANPTAD, from the coding sequence GTGAACGCCGCCACCGCTTTTGACCGGCGCACGCTGATCCCGCTGATCCTGTGCGGGCTGGTCATGTTCATCGACGGCTACGATCTCAACGCCATGCCGTTGGTGGTGCCATATCTGGTTGAGGAACTGGGCGCGGCGCCGGAACAGTTCAGCTGGGCGCTGTCGGCGGTTCTTCTGGGCCTGGGCATTGGCGCCATAGTGCTGGCGCCGCTTGGCGACCGGATCGGCAGACGGCCGATGATCCTGCTCGCCACCGGGGTCATGGCGGTGACCACGCTGGGCACGGCGACCGGTTCGACCATTACCGAATTCACCCTTTGGCGTCTCGCCACCGGGCTGGGGCTGGGCGCTTGCCTGCCGAACGTCACCGCATTGGTGGCCGAGATCGCCCCGGCCGGGCGCGGGGCCCGCACCTTGACCATCGTTTCGATGGGTATCGCACTGGGCGGCATCGCTGCGGGTCTGCTCGCGCCTCCGCTGGTTTCGCTGGCCGGTTGGCACGGGCTCTTCATCTTTGGCGGCGCGGCGACTTTCGCGCTGCTGCTGGCACTGATGCTGCTTCTGCCTGAATCGCCCAAGCTGGAGCGGCCGGAGGTCGCCCCCGGCAGCAAGCGCCAGGTCGCTTTCGTGCAATTGCTCCGCCCGCCGCTCCTGTTTTCTACCGCGCTGTTCGCGGGCCTCTATGCGGTTAATGCACTCGTGCTTTACCTGATCGTCAGCTGGGTGCCCACGGTGCTGCCTGCGGCGGGTATCAGCGTGGATACGGCTTCGCGTTTCCTTTCGCTCATACAGTTCGGTGGCTTGATCATCGGTCTCGGTCTGTCGCTTCTGCTGGATCGCGGATGGGCGGTGCGGGCGTTGATTGCCACTTATTCCTGCGCTGCCGCCGCCCTGCTGATGTTCGGACTGTTCCAGCCGGATCCATTCAGTTGGGGCGTATTGCTGCTGATTGCGGGTGGCGGAATATCGGCCGCGCATCTGGCGATCATGGCGGTTGCAGTCGGGTTCTTCCCGCCGCACCTGCTATCCTCCGCCATTGGTATTGCCGTGGCAGTCGCGCGGCTTGGCGCGATCGGTGGGCCGGTAGTGGGCGGGGCAGTGATCGGCGCCGGAGCCAGTACGGCCACCTTCTTCGCCTTTGCCGCGCTGCCCGCATTCCTTTGTATCGGTGCGGTCCTGCTCATCCCCCGCGCACGGCGCGGGGCGGAAGCGCTTGCGGCACCGGAGGCAGCAAACCCGACCGCCGATTGA
- a CDS encoding nuclear transport factor 2 family protein, translating into MSEVTRMLPAADPIEGQTTPVIAADHEAMLAGGGPVLERNKRLCYDMYRIVLQAGRADRVPEFIGEDYIQHNPNVASGPDELANFIRNSRPEREIKPTIELPLVSIIAERDMVLFAFVRPERDAQDEPYHTSWFDLFRIADGKIVEHWDPALKSADMLRLDPNDRRLQTPGED; encoded by the coding sequence ATGAGCGAAGTGACCAGGATGCTCCCGGCCGCAGACCCGATCGAAGGGCAGACTACCCCGGTCATCGCGGCCGATCACGAGGCCATGCTGGCCGGCGGCGGCCCCGTGCTGGAGCGGAATAAGCGGCTTTGCTACGACATGTATCGCATCGTCTTGCAGGCAGGGCGCGCCGACAGGGTGCCGGAATTTATCGGTGAAGATTATATCCAGCATAATCCCAATGTCGCCAGCGGTCCGGACGAACTTGCCAACTTCATCCGCAATTCACGCCCCGAACGCGAGATCAAGCCGACAATCGAATTGCCGCTTGTATCGATCATAGCCGAGCGGGACATGGTCCTGTTCGCCTTCGTGCGGCCGGAACGCGATGCGCAGGACGAACCCTATCATACGAGCTGGTTCGATCTGTTCCGTATCGCGGATGGTAAAATCGTCGAACATTGGGATCCGGCGCTCAAAAGCGCCGACATGCTTCGGCTCGATCCGAACGACCGACGTCTGCAAACCCCGGGGGAGGACTGA
- a CDS encoding nuclear transport factor 2 family protein — protein MHIRTAELSEAASADYAARTARNREAFLDFVRLYYDEMKVREAFERYVHPDYIQHNPAVVDGREAAIAHLEGLLARPTVSMDVRRLLVDGDYAVAHLIGRQGPEDPGHALMNIFRMEDGIIVEHWDVAQPVPATTASGRGMG, from the coding sequence ATGCACATTCGAACAGCAGAGCTTTCAGAGGCTGCCAGTGCCGATTATGCCGCCCGCACGGCTCGCAACCGGGAGGCCTTTCTCGATTTCGTCCGGCTGTATTATGATGAAATGAAGGTTCGCGAAGCCTTCGAACGTTACGTTCATCCCGACTATATCCAGCACAATCCGGCTGTCGTGGACGGGCGCGAGGCGGCGATTGCGCATCTGGAAGGCTTGCTGGCCCGGCCCACCGTCAGCATGGATGTTCGCCGCCTGCTTGTTGATGGCGACTATGCCGTGGCGCACCTTATCGGGCGCCAGGGGCCGGAAGATCCGGGGCACGCATTGATGAACATCTTCCGGATGGAAGACGGTATCATCGTTGAACATTGGGATGTCGCGCAACCCGTGCCCGCCACCACGGCGAGCGGACGCGGTATGGGCTGA